GATCATGTATACAATGTCGTGAAAGTATCGGCCGATACACTGGAGATCCGGGGATACCGCAGCGGCCGTGTCTATACCAAAGAAGGTGGTGTGATTTACAAAATGTTTAAAAGACCTGACAACTGGACCTGGGCGGATGCTGATCGTTATTTTGATCTTACAACTGCCACAGGCCGTACCGGATTGGTCAACAGAGATGGTGATCTGGTAGTCAAATATGCAGACGGCTCGCCAAGCAAAACGTTTTTATTCCGTATAGGCGTGTGGTCAGATGCGCAGGTTGTTGCGTATCAGGCAAGGGATCCTTTTGTAACAAATATTTCAGCGAAAGGATTTTTACCAATGTATACTCCTTTAGTTGATTATTATGAGAAGATACCGGGATCAACGAATACAACTTTACTGAGATTCACCTGTATGTTTGGACAAAACGCATTTTCGTTTTATCCGTTCACATATAATACAAATACAAACCAGAATGTTATAGCCTTCAAAGATAAAATCAAGACGCATTATCTGATTGCCAAAGAAGTCAGAAAAAACGGAAACAATGTAGACATTGATTTTGTTGCATATGATCAGAAAGGTAATGAAGCTGTAACCGCAACATATACACTTCGGTAATAAAAATATTGTAACCTCAGATTATTAACCTCCGGGAGGGTGTCTTGAAGATATATGTCACGGTCTCTGAAAATCTGAAAAACAGAATTAAACCAGTCTAAAAGTAGTACAAGTAAGATTGCAAATTCCTTTTTTCAGACCAGACAGATCAGTACATGTTTTTCAAACACCCTCTTTTTTTTAAAAACTTGTAGAAAAAAGACCGTCTCTCCAACATGAAGAAATTAGCATTAACCGGCATAATCCTGTTGTTATGTATATTCCTGAGTTGTAAACAGGATCGTCAGAAAGTAACTTTAGTATTTGACAACCCGCTCATAGATTCCTGCACAGTAGACATCTATCACTATATCAGCGGAGAAAAACTGCACAGCACTTCTTTTACCAATTTGAGTGGCGAATGGGTACTCGACTCGTTACCTACGGATATGTATGTATTAAGTATTTCCTGGCAAAGAAGGTATATACCTCACCATATGTACAGATCGAGCCGTAATAAACAAGATCTGAATGAACAATTTATACTGACTAAAAATCTATATCTGAATCCGGAGCAGGAGACTACTTACAAAGTAAGCCTTCAACCTTCGCTCGACAGAGAAAAGATAGAACTGACACAACAGCCAACCATGCTGATCCTACCTAATAATTGTAAAGATTGTGTCTTGTCAGAGAAGTATTGGCAGCTGTATGAAAACGATAAGCAGGCTAGAAAAAACCACGTAGATTCCTTGCAGAATAAAATGTCTGAGGCTGTAAATAATGCAGACTATACATATGCCGGAGAGCTCAACAAACAGATACAGGAAAAGAGCCAATCCCGCAGTAACAGTTCGATTATGGAGCAAAGTCTGAAGCAGATGGTACAGCAAAATAACGAAAGCCCTGTAACAACATTCTTTGTTTTCCATGAGTTATACCTTTACAGAGATTTTCCAGCATACAAGTCAAGCTTTGATAACCTTGCAGCAAATGCGAAGAATAGTAAATATTACAACATGATACGTAAACAGTATGAAAAACTGTAAATATCAAAAAAGCCCAACCCTTTCGGGTTGAGCCTAACTAACTAAACAATAAAACAATATATCCAAGAAAGCAATTAAATCTGACCGGAATAAAGAATTTATAATTCTTTACCAATCCTTTTTATATATCTTACCATCGAAGACAAGTTCTTCATCAAACAATGTTTTTGCAATATCACTCATTTGTCTTTGCTGTCTTTGAAAATTACTCCGATTCGGATCCATCGCAAAGATCATATGTGCG
The Sphingobacterium spiritivorum genome window above contains:
- a CDS encoding DUF4302 domain-containing protein, which gives rise to MIKKLYIMGLAVIGLLSSCEKDTITNSYFDDNPERTARLTQEFKQSIQNSKNGWVMMVKSSLSNNVYSPVVLKFDTVTNKVNITTVYGYTDPADSYFNISAGIGSPQITFTTGSVMTSFFRIGAMASDITDHVYNVVKVSADTLEIRGYRSGRVYTKEGGVIYKMFKRPDNWTWADADRYFDLTTATGRTGLVNRDGDLVVKYADGSPSKTFLFRIGVWSDAQVVAYQARDPFVTNISAKGFLPMYTPLVDYYEKIPGSTNTTLLRFTCMFGQNAFSFYPFTYNTNTNQNVIAFKDKIKTHYLIAKEVRKNGNNVDIDFVAYDQKGNEAVTATYTLR